GATTAGTAGTACTACACAAACCTTTGAACTACACCTTCGTGACGTGTTGAATCTGCAGGTGACTGAGGCGCGTCGATCACAGGATTCCAGTAGCGGTGGTTTCCTAGATTTTCTGTTTGGTTTTGGGGGTAGCGGAACAGTGGTAATGGAGGGCAGCGCCAGCGCGCCTGTCTCAGATACAGCTATGTCGAGTGGGGCACATAGCGGAACAAACCTGATTGAGCAGGGTGTGGATGAAGCCGATCTGATAAAAACCGACGGTAGTCATCTCTTTGTTGCCAAGAATATGACATACCGATACGACTACGACGTTGGAATCGACACAGTCGAACCGAGCAAGGCGCGCTCAGTTTACGTAGACTCATATCAACAGCAAGTACCTGATTTGCGTGTCATGGCCTTAAACGGCGCGAGCGCGGAGGAATTGGCTAATATTACCTTGCCCGAAGGCACGACGCAGATTGCCGGCTTATTTATCACACAAACTGATGAGACAAAAGCCGCAACGCAACTACTCGTGATTGCACGCGCGGTTAATCCGAGTCCGAATCATTATTACGGTGAAGACACCGTGGCGTTTGCCTATGATGTGAGTGACAAGTCTGCGCCGGTATTACAATGGAAGCTGTTAGTAGAAGGCAGCTATTTGGCCAGTAGAAGCTTGAACGGACGCATTTATTTGGTCAGTCAGCGAAGCATTTATCTTGAGGGTTTCGAACCGTGGGACACATCCGATCGAGGAAAACAGCGAACACAGCGAGCGATAGACAATGTTAAGGTATCGGACGTTTTACCGCTGATTGCACTTAATGGCGAAGTGACGTCTCTCGTCGATGGCAACGATTGTCTGATTCCCCAGGAGACGAGCGGCAATAGTGCCTATCAATTGAGTCTAATGACGATACTGGCAATTCCCTATGATGCCCCCGAAACCAGCACGGGACTATGTACGCTGGAATCAAGTTATGAGCTCTATGCATCCCAACAGGCGCTCTACTTTACGATTGCGGATTACTACAATCAAAGTGGATCTACTGTCATACACAAGATCAATTTCACCGAAGACGGATTGGCGTATCGGGCATCTGGTCGCGTCGACGGAAATCTATCCTGGCGTAGTTCCGCATTTCGTATAAATGAGCACAATGATTTCCTCCGCATGATTACCACGACACACGATCAGGTGAGGTTTGAACCTGAGCATAAACTCTATGTATTGAAGGAAAACACCGAGCAGCAGGATCTGGAAATTGTTTCTACTTTGCCTAACGAGACCCAAGTCGCAGCCATAGGTAAACCAGGAGAGGATATTTATGGCGCGCGTTTTTTTGGTAACTATGCGTATGTCGTTACCTTTCAACGCACTGACCCTTTGTATGTGATCGATTTGAACGATCAGACTAGCCCGTTTATTTCCGGTGAACTGGAAGTGCCGGGGTTTTCGGAGTATTTACATCCGTTGGGAGATTCCCTGCTTCTGGGTATTGGGCATGATGCGCAAACCTACGAGGGCAGAACATATCTTCAAGGTATCAAAGTCGGACTGTTCGATATATCGGATAAAACAAATCCGGCCCTATTGGGTGAAATCAAGATCGGCAAGAATCCCAGTTCCACGCCATTGAGTTATGTCTACAAGGCGTTCACTTTTTTGCCGAAAACGGATGGTAGTGGTTATCGCTTTGCGTTTCCGGTAACCGTGCACGATGGTGTGACCGAAGATGCAAACGCCGCATGGCACTACTATGATTGGCAGTTCTCGGCACTGGCGAGCTTTGAAGTCGATACGACTGATGCTCCCGTTCTCATTGAAAAAGGCTTTATTAAAAATAGTATCGCAAGTGACGGGCAATCCTGGGATGCCAGCAATATATCTGATGCGAGGGCAGCGATAGTCGGCGACAATGTACACTATGTTGTAGATGGTGAGGTGTTTTCTGCTCCCTGGGGTAGTTCTGATCCAGTGGTGGCACAATAGGGGCAGATACTAGCGCCAGTCGCAATAGCAACCAAATGCGCGGGTGTTGAGACCGCTTTCCAATGACTCACCGTTGCTAAGTTTTGTTAGAGCGCGTTCGACTATATTGTTTCCCTGGCCACACATTGCTCCGTCGCTATACGGACCAAAGTAAAGTAATTCTCCTTGTTTGTTTAGAATGGCCGCGGCTGGTGAGCCGGGAATTTCTTGTTCAGAAATGAGGCGTGCACGTGTGACAGTTGCCGCTTTATTCAATTTTTTAAGTTTGAATGCCTTCTCAGAACCTTGAGGAGTTAAGTGCTCTACTCGAACCTGCCCTCTAAATCTTTCCTCTAAGGCGTTCACATGGGAAATATTGAAGCGGTTGCAGCTGCAGCCTGGAGCTATAAAATTTATCAGGATGAACTCGTTAGTTTGAGTGGTCGAAATTTCCTGTTTTAGCAGATCCTGAAGGTGTTCAGCGTTAAAGCGCACGTCTCGTTCCTGTGAAGGGTTTTCATCAAACGCCCGAATATCGCGATACATAAACCACCAAAAGGCGAATACGGTCGATATCAACCACACAACAATCAAGATATACGCAGCCAGGTGTTTCATGCCGACTGGGTGTTCGGAATATGTAATATTTTGTATCTTAATAGCCACGATTTTTCGCCTGCGGAAGAAAATGCGTTTGCATCAAAAGGATATCGGCGCGCGGGCTTCAGTCATTTAGTCCATAGATTTTCAATATCACTATTGCTTGTGTCGATAAGTTAGGAGACTTAAACATATGAACACAAACTACGGTGTATGATGAAAAACATAGAATTTAAGCAGTTGTCGAGTTTGCGCAAGAGTGGCGACTACATAATGTCAGGTCTGACATGGTTTCTCTTCTGCGTCTCGCTGGTGTTGGCTGGTTGGTACGACACATGGGCTGAAGCGTTTATTATAGGCCTGCCGGCAGCCGCTATCACAACTGCGCTATCCGTGTTCATGAATGGGCAGGTAATCACACGCGTCACACAAGGTGCGGCTTTCATGATTTTAACGGCCTTGCACATTCATCAATCGCACGGAATGATTGAAATGCATTTTGGTGTGTTTGTATTGCTGGCCTTTTTACTCTATTACAGAGACTGGAAGCCCATAGTAGCAGCGGCAGCAACGATCGCTGTACATCATGTCTCGTTTTTCTTTCTACAAGACGCTAGCGCGCCTGTTTACCTTCTGCCCGAAACCAATGGCCAGTTCTGGATTGTTGTTATACATGCCCTGTTTGTGGTTTTCGAGACAGCCATCCTGGTGACGATGGCGCATAAGAGTGAAAAAGAGGCCCTAAGTGCTGAACAAATGCTCGAACGTATGGGGCATATGACAGAACAACAGAACAATATTCTTGCTGATGCAGGAGAAATTAGTCGCCAACTGACGCAAGCATCGAGTGAGATCACCTTATCGGCGGCTGGTTTGTCTGGCTCTTCTTCCAAACAGGCAGCAAATTTAGAAGAGAGCAGCGCCTCAATTGAACAGATGTCAGCTTCCATCATTCAGAATTCACAAAATGCAAAAGCTACCAGTGATATGTCGAAAGAAGCGGCAGAAAGAGCAAAAGACAGCGGCGAATCGGTGAGCAAGACAGTCGAGGCTATGAATAAGATCGCTGAGAAAATCGGCCTGATCGAAGATATTGCCTATAAGACCAATTTGCTAGCATTGAATGCTGCCATTGAAGCTGCCCGTGCAGGAGAGCACGGCAAAGGTTTTGCTGTTGTTGCAGATGAAGTTCGAAAGTTAGCCGAGCGTAGCCAAGGTTCTGCGCAGGAAATCAGTGCGCTGGCCAATAGTAGTGTCAAGATTGCCAATACTGCCGGAGAGTCTATTTCCCGTATGGTGCCATCGATACAGAAAACCGCAGACCTGGTTGCGGAAATTGCCGCGGCTTCGGATGAGCAAACCAGTGGCGCCGCCCAAGTTAACAAAGCAATACGCGAACTCGATAGCATTGCGCAAGGCAATGCGCAGGCCTCGGAAGAATTGTCTGCGACCGCTGAGAAAATGAATGACTTGGTCGCTGAATTGGCGACGATTATGGGAAGCCTCTCCACCTTGGAAGATGATCAGCAAGAAAATTCTGGAAATCAGTTAAGTTAGCCCCTAGCCTGTCGACTATATATGTTGAACTGATTTTTGCCAGGAAAGGTGGTGTTTATGCGTAAGTTGTTGGTCACGACCCTCAGTGCGGGTTTGGTGCTGTCTGCTTGTCTCCATAGTGGCGAATCTGAACCACCTCCGGATCAAAATCAATCATCAGCGAAGTTGTCGGGTGTGGTATTAGCGCCTGGTGGTTCCCTCGCATTTAACAAACCTGGCGGATTTGAAACCTTTTTTGCTAGCCTGTTTGGCAAGACCGCGACCGCAGCCATCAGCGGCATGGATCCGGTCGGGGGCGTACCTGTTAAACTGTACAAAGTAGACGCTACTGGTGCGACAGTTGGTGATGCCATCGCCGAAGGCAAAACCGCCCTCGACGGCACCTATTCTTTGAACATCGCCGATGATTTTGCTCCTGGTATCGATTATGTGGTCAGAGCCATCGGAACCACTGAAACTATGGATGCACGTGTCTTAGATACAACAGTAGACGTAGATCCTGTTTCCTATGTAACCCACCTTAAGATCAAAGAACTGACTAGCGCCAAAGGCGATTTGTCTGTGGTTGACTTGAATGAAGCCAAAACACTTTTTGGTGAAATTACCCGCTTACTCGATTTTATTGACGAGGAGGAGATCGCGGCCGCAGGTAGTGTAAGCGGCCTAAGAACTAGAGTTGAAAATCGCATGTCGGCAGATGAGGAACTTAGTTATCTGTTCTCCAACCTGAATGCAGCAGAAGGTATTTGTGGAACCGTTGCTGATTCTGACAATACGCCTGCGCAAGGCGTATTGGTTGTGGCGCGGGATTTCGGAAATTGGGTTACGCGAAATAGAATTCGCACAGATGCAGATGGCAAATATTGTCTCAACGTTATTCCTGGTGATTATATATTGGGTGTTATAAATGACACCACGACTAACAGTGGCGCAACTGAGTGGTGGGCGACATCTGGCACTGCATATTCACAAATCGACGGTGAGAAAATTACTGTTGCAACGGCCAGTTCATTGACGAAAAATTTCCAGTTGGAAGCGGGCGGCCGTATAAGTGGAACAGTTACTGGTACCGGTGGTAGTTATGATGGAGTCTTGCCAAATGTAAAAGTTTTCGTGCGAAACTTTCAAACCTATTTTAGTTTTGGGGGGGCGCAAACAAACGCAAACGGAAAATATGCGCTCAATGTCATTCCGGGCGACTATATGTTACTGGCCCGCAATAATACCAGGTTTCATTATGCTTCGGCGTTTTTTGACGGTACAAATAACTCGGCTGGCGGCATCAATCGCTTTGCAGCGGCAAAAATTGCGCTTGCCACTGGCGCTACCGAGACAGTTGATTTTTCGCTGGAGCGAGGTTTTCTTATTAAGGGGACAGTATTTGACAATAACACAACGCCAGTCGCCGGGCAGCGAGTACGTTTTCAAATACAAGGGCCGGCTGATCGAATTCGCACCAATAAAGACGGAAATTATCGGCTTTGGGTGAAAGCTGGAAGTTATGGTGTTCAGAGCAGAGGACAGAACGCTTCGGGAGTTACTGTAAACAGTACAACACCTGTTAAGACGGTAGATTTTGCTGCCAGTACTGGATCAGTTTCCGGAGTAATCAAAGATTCCTCGGGAACTCCTGTTTCTCAGGCAAAGATATTTCTCCTCAGAGCGAATGGCACAGGTTTTATCGGCAACGAATTGTCCAACTCAGATGGAAGTTTTACGGTTTTTTCTGACACCGCTGGAGTTGATTTGACTATGCTCATTCGTATCGACGATGGACGTGATTATGGCAGTATGGTGTTCAACGGTAGCGGATACAACAGGGCTGCTGGCACAGCAATCATTGTCGCTACCGATGGAACTGATACGGATCTTGGGACGATATCGTTGCCGACTGGAGGTATTCTCACCGGCACTGTGACAAAGGCTGGATCTCCCGCAGTGAATGCATCTATTTCAATCTCACAAGACGGAACGAATGTCTTTTTGACATTGAATTCACTGTCTGATGGAAGTTACACGATTAGCGTCCCCGCTACCACCTACTCGTCAATTACGGCTACAAAAGCGGGAGTTGTTGCCAGTGCTGACAATGTAGTTGTCACGGCAGGCGGCACGGCCACAGCAGATATTGCCATCCCATAAATTCAGTTTGATTTGGAAGTCTATAGCGGCCCCAATCTAGGGGCCGTTTTTTATCCCCCTTCGGTAGTGTAGAATGCCGTTTTTTTGTCGTTCCAGAGGTTTACCCCCCATGCCCAGCCGTGCCGAGAAAAAGCTACTCCATTACACCGGGCGCTGTATCGCCGATTACAATATGATTCAGAAGGGGGACCGGGTGCTGGTATGCGTATCCGGCGGCAAAGACTCCTATACCATGTTGAAATTGCTACACCATTTGCGTCTACGTAGTGGGCGCAAATTTGAGTTACAGGCGCTCACTCTGGACCAGGCTCAGCCCGGATGGGACGACAGCGTGCTACGCGAGTGGATGGAACGCCACGGCCTGCCTTTCGAGATTATCCGTAAGGACACCTATTCCATCGTCAAAGACAAGATCCCCGAGGGCAAGACCTATTGCTCGCTGTGTTCACGCCTGCGTCGGGGCATGATTTATAGCTATGCCAGGGAAAATGGCTTTAACAAGATTGCCCTGGGGCATCATCGCGACGATTTGATCGAAAGCGTGCTGATGTCCACGCTCTATAGCGGCGAGATCCGCTCGATGCCGCCTAAATTACTCACTAATGACAAGCGCCATATCGTCATACGCCCCATGGCCTATTGCCAGGAAAAAGACATCATTCAATATGCCACCGAGCAGGCCTTTCCGATAATACCTTGTGATCTATGTGGTTCACAGGAGAACCTGACCCGCAAAAAAATCAAACGCATGATTGCGGATCTGGCCGCGGAAAATCCAAAAGTCCCAGCCAACATGCTAAATGCCCTGGGTAATGTGCGCAAATCCCAATTGATGGATCAGGATTTGTGGAATTTCAAGGATCTGGAAAAGGGCATGATTCCCCTCGATGCCGAGAGCGACGTGGATGCCGGTCCTTTGGGTGTGGATGCGCTTGATGGTGTGGAATCCGAGCGCAAGGTTGACTACGAAGTAATTGTCCCTCTGAGACTGTCCGGGGAATCAAGGGCCTATCAGGTTTCTTGAAATCGACGACTGAGGCGTCTATTCTCCTAGATAAGGGCTCAGTTATTAGCCCCTAACCGACCAAACCTTTCGGGAGGTGTAGAATGAAAAACAGATTGATCGCAATTTTACTGGGAATGATGATAGGCGGCGGAGCCTGGGCTGGCTCACTCGCAATGGACGGAACAGATCCTCACCACGGCGTAACAGGCGGATGTGCCTCGAAAGCCAAAATTGCTAAGCTGAAGCAGCTATATGGTGATGATTGGGCGAAGCAAAAACCCGATGCCAAGATAACGGAAGAAGCAAAGGCCAACCGGGTGAAAATGAAATCTTTGGACAAGTTTATTTAGCCAGATCTGGCAAACATAATGGAGCGCCTCATGTCGATGACATGAGGCGTTTTTTTCGGAGCAGAGATGATAGAGATTTACGATAAAAAAGGCTTTACGGTGTTATTGAAGCTGGATATGCCGCGTCTGCGTGGAGCAGACTTACGTCAAGTGGAACTCAAAGACGCAAACCTCGTGCATGTGGATTTAGGTGGCGCGGATCTACGCGACGCCAATCTTCAAGATGCGGATTTGCGTTTGGCCAATCTTGGTGGAGCGGATCTTCGTGGCGCCAATCTACAGGGTGCAGACTTGACTGGGGCGAATACCGAAGGGGCTCGCATGGATAGCAAGCCGAGTATTATTCCGATCGTGCCAGTTGCCTAAGAAAAAAAACAACTGGCCATACACTAAGTGCTATTTGAATACTATTTTTGACTACTGTTTTCATCTTCATCATCGTCGTCGCTACCGGCAGAGCTGAAGATCAATTTCATAAAATACACCAGCGCAATAATCATAATTACGCCGATCCCCCACACAATATACTGTCCTACATCATCCCAAAGTGGTGGGGCTGATGGTGGCATGTCATTCATTTGTGTTTATCCTTTGCAGTCATCTGAATGTGGAATTACATCCACTAATAAATCATGGTTAATGTTTCGTGTCTGTTCATCATACCTGACAAGCGGCAAGATTTCCCTTTTCTCAACGTGCTATACCTCATTTTAATTCATGTAATTACTTGTTCGGTAGCCTGTAACGGCAAGACGAATGCATATTCACATAGCGGTCTTGAAACAATTCAATGCGAGTTTCCCGCAAACTTTATTACCAAAAGTTAATGAGTAGGCAGGCTTTTTGTAATTTGTAAAAAAGTTTCGCGGAATAGCTCGCGCTTTGAACGGATACAAACTACGGTTATTTTTCGAGGTAACGATAAGCAGATTAGAGTTTGCTAATTATTACTTAGGAGCAAAAAATGAAGAAACGTACGATCGTATCAGCTTTGGTGCTATCTGCGCTGAGCGTCTCGATGAACAATAGTTTTGCCGCAGACACCAAGGTCAGCGGTTTTCTGAGAGCGGCAGGTGCCATAAGCACAGGTGAAACGCCTTATCTTGAACGTATAGATAGAAATGGAAATGCGGGTGATACGCATTTCGGTCTGAACGTCTCCCGTGATGTCACAGACAATCTGCAGGTTGCCGGTCAGCTGTGGGCTTCAGGCGCGGAGGGTGGCACTTTCGAAATGATGCTCGATTGGGCCTATGCTTCTTTACGCGTTGCAGAAGGTCTCAGCGTCAACGGTGGCAAGATCAAATATCCCAACCTTATAGTCTCCGAATATATTGATGTGGGTATTACCTATCCCTGGGCGCGTCCACCACAAGAGCTGTATGGCTTCGATGTAGAAGGTCGTCCTAATATGTCGCTGGAGTCCTTTGTCGGTGCCAGCATGGTATACGAAGGTTTCGCCGGGGATATGGAATACACCTTACAGGCGTACGGTGGTGAAGCCGGGCTGGAAGGTGAGGCGGGTGTGAGCGGTGGAACGCTGTCAAAAATGCTTGGTGCTAAATTCAAATTCGGAACCGATGTGTTGAACGTGCACGCTGCCTATAACCGTCACATGCCAGAGGGAACGATAGGTGAACTCGGTGCGCCTGCGATGAAGAATGGTCATACGGTAACCGTGTTGTCTGCCGGCGCAATGATGAACTGGCAGAATATTTTGCTGATGGGTGAATATGCGACAGCATCGGTTGCTGACGAAGTGGATGAGAACACAACAGGCTTGTATGGAACGGTCGGATATCGAATAGGATCGTTTATGCCTCACTTCACCTATGCGCAACTGGATGCAGAAGAAGGTCGTTCGTCAATGACGCTTGGTGTGAAATACCAGATGAGTCCGGTTTCAACCTTTAAGGTCGATTGGGCGCAAATCACACCAGATGCTGAGCCTGGTGAAGAAGCAGAATCTTTCGGTGTAGCGACTGTTGCACTAGACGTGGTGTTCTAGGAGGCCTCTTATGAACAAGATACTGAAAAAGTACGCTGTGATCATGGCATTATTTGTGGCCGGCACTGCTAGCGCGCAGGCGGAGATTGCAGTTATTGTGCATGCGGGTAGTAAAGTTGACACGCTTTCAAAGAGCGAAGTTTCACGTATTTTTCTTGGTAAGCTTAAGCGTTTTGGTGATGTAAAGGCGGTGCCGGTCGATCTTCGAGACGGCAGTAAGCCCCGCACAGAATTCTACGCACAGGTAGTCGGTAAAAACGCCATCCAGCTTAAATCTTATTGGTCTACGCGTATTTTCTCTGGTAAAGGAACGCCGCCACTGGAGCTCGGGAACTCCGAAGAGGTTGTCGCGTGGATAGAGAAAAATCCAGGTGGTATCGGCTACGTTGACAGCCGAGCAATCTCAGGTGATGTCAAAACGGTATTGACAATAAAATAAAGTGTAGTACTTGCATCCCCGCTGGCGTTGCCAGCGGGGGGGCTTGGTGGGGTGTATTATGTTGGTCAAATCACGCTTGCCCGGTGTATCGATGAGCCGGTTTTCCTTTCAAAACTTGTCGATCAAGTGGAAAATTCTATCTATTGTTTTTATTAGTACGATGGGCTTTCTGTTGTTTCTCCTGTTTAACTTCAGCCTGACATTGGAGAATGGAAAGCGTTTGCAATCGATCGAAAACCAACTATTTCCCACCTTAATGCGCGCGGATCAAAATCTGGCGAATCTCGATAAAATGTCGGAGATTTTCAGGACTGCAGTCACCGCAGGTGAAGCCGAAATGCTGGAATCGGCCGATGAATTACATCAGTCGATACACGACAATTTCGATGAGATTATCGGTTTTCAACCCATCTATAAAGAATATTTCGAGGGTTTACATCAGGGTCTACACGATTTTTTCAATAAGGCGCGTTCGCTATCGGTAGACATGATCGAAGGGAATGTTGCTCCCGAAGATCTGGCGACGCGTGTTTCGGATATGCAGTCCAGTCAGGAGTCTACCAAAAACTCTTTCGCCGGATTCAGAGAAACTATCTATTCTGAATTTATCAGTAACCTGGACGATGCAGACGTGGCAGCAAGCAAGGCTTTGAGCTACGGCTTGGTAACAGGTTTTATGGTCGTGGTGGTGATGCTGGTCACCGGTTTGTTTGTATCCCGAAAACTAACAAAAAATATTAATGCGCTGGTGCGTTCTCTGGATGATATGTCATCCGGTGATGCCGATTTGAGCACGCGTTTGACGCAACTCAGTCGCGATGAAATCGGGTTGTTAGTAGCGAGTTTCAATCGCTTTGTCGAGAAACTTCAGGGGATGATGCGATCAGTGCAAGGCGCGACCATGAGGCTGGGTCAGATGTCGTCCGATATGCATGAATTGACCGATGAGGTAAACGCTTCAGTAAATAAACAGCAGAGCGAGATTACGCAGGTTGCTACAGCGATGACGCAAATGGCGGCGACATTTGGTGAGGTGGCTCGTCATGCAGATTCCGCATCTCAGGCCTCTAATGAAGCCAACCGTAGTACCGAGCTTGGCAAAACTGTAGTGGAAAATAATACTGCGGCAATGGATGTTTTGTCCCAGGAGGTTGGGCGAATATCGAGTGTTATTGGAGAGCTTGCCGAGGATAGTGAAAAAATTGGTAGTGTGCTAGATGTAATTCAGGGAATTTCAGAACAAACAAATTTATTGGCATTGAATGCGGCGATTGAAGCCGCCAGAGCGGGTGAACAGGGTCGTGGCTTTGCGGTGGTCGCGGATGAGGTCAGAACTTTGGCCAGCCGTACTCAGGAGTCAACGCTTGAGATACAGACTATGATAGAAAAGCTGCAGAAAGGCGCAGCCGATGCGGTAAAAGCAATGACGCACGGAAGTGAATTATCGGAAGCGGGTGTTTCGCAAGCGCATCAGGCGCGAGACGCGCTTACGACGATAAGCCACTCCATATCAGTGATGAATGAAATGAATTCAAATATTGCCAGTGCTACGGAAGAGCAGAGTGCCGTGGCTCAGGAAATAGATGCCAAGACATCATCAATAAGCGAACTGGCAGACAACACGCTGAAGAATGCTCGCCGTGCTGCGCAAGCCAGTGGACAACTGGCTGAAGTGTCCGCCGAGCTACAAAGTATTGTCGGAAAATACAAGCTTTGATTATCTATAAATGGGTGCGGCGTGGTTGAATGTTCGAGGTAGCTTCAAAATAAAATGCGTTCCCTTGCCAGGGGAACTGGTAAAACTTATTGAACCACCGAGCAGTGTCGTCAAACCTCTGCAAATTGGCAGGCCAAGTCCAGTGCCAATAAAGGAATGTTTGTGATCAGGGTTGATTTGATAAAACTCTTTGAAAATATTTTTGGATTTCTCCTCATCCATACCGATTCCAGTATCAATAATATCGAATACGACATTATTCTGGTCGGTATGAACCTTGATCGTGACTGAGCCGTTTTCGGTAAACTTTACGGCATTTTCTACCAAGTTAAATAAAATATGTTCGGTGCGCTGCCAATCGGTTTCGATGATGTTCTTGTCGTTTTCAGTTTCAAAAATCAATTGTGTGTTTTTTTCTTCGGCATCCCTTTGAAGTTTGTCAAATACCGTGGTAACTATGTCGCGTATCTCGATACGATCAATAATCAACTCAGAGCTCTCAGACTCCATTTTGGTTATTTCGCGGATTTCGTCAATTAAGGTTAACAGGTGCGCGCTGACATCATTTATGCGTTGGACGTCAGTTTCGTACTTGGGGATATTGTTGCTTTTGAGCCCTTCGCGTACCAGATCGCTATAACCGATGATGGCATTGATAGGTGTACGCAGTTCCTGGCTGATACGGGAAATGAAATCATTCTTGACCTGGTTCATCCGACGTAGCTCGATATTGGCGTCGTTGAGTTCACGGGTTCGCTTATACACGCTTTCTTCCAGTGATTTGTTTTTTACCAATGTTTTGGCACGTTGTCGTTTTAGCAGCCAAAACATCAGCAGTGCAATTGAACCTGCCAGAATGCTAATGGCGGCATTGATTTGCCAGAGCGTTTTTTCAGTCTGTAAATGGGCGTAGCTGGATATATCCGCATCCAGAATAAAAAATTGCAGTTTCCAATTGTTCCAATTGTCGTTCAGATCTACCGGTAAACTTCCCGTACTAACAATTTTTTGTGGCTTCTTTGAAAGTTTGTAATTGGCGTAGGCGGCGGAGGAGATTTTTAACTCTTCCTTGTCGTTGGTCAGTATGTAATTGCCTTTGTTGATATGATTTTCAAGAATGCGAATGAGCAGTACTCCACTTACCATTCCACTTAGTTTTCCATCTTGCCCAAAGTATGGAACTGAAAACACCAGGCCGCTACGGTCATGATCATTAGGGCGATGAGGTGTAAGCAGGGAGTTGTCGCAGGTAATGACCTCTGTGCTGATTAACAGGGGATAGTCCAGGGCTTTGATATTGGAGTCGACTGGGGTGTTTTTCTTGAACCAGTCCATTTGCTGGCGCATCACACGATATTCTTCGATTTCGATTTCTTCTACTGAT
This DNA window, taken from Gammaproteobacteria bacterium, encodes the following:
- a CDS encoding methyl-accepting chemotaxis protein, with the protein product MLVKSRLPGVSMSRFSFQNLSIKWKILSIVFISTMGFLLFLLFNFSLTLENGKRLQSIENQLFPTLMRADQNLANLDKMSEIFRTAVTAGEAEMLESADELHQSIHDNFDEIIGFQPIYKEYFEGLHQGLHDFFNKARSLSVDMIEGNVAPEDLATRVSDMQSSQESTKNSFAGFRETIYSEFISNLDDADVAASKALSYGLVTGFMVVVVMLVTGLFVSRKLTKNINALVRSLDDMSSGDADLSTRLTQLSRDEIGLLVASFNRFVEKLQGMMRSVQGATMRLGQMSSDMHELTDEVNASVNKQQSEITQVATAMTQMAATFGEVARHADSASQASNEANRSTELGKTVVENNTAAMDVLSQEVGRISSVIGELAEDSEKIGSVLDVIQGISEQTNLLALNAAIEAARAGEQGRGFAVVADEVRTLASRTQESTLEIQTMIEKLQKGAADAVKAMTHGSELSEAGVSQAHQARDALTTISHSISVMNEMNSNIASATEEQSAVAQEIDAKTSSISELADNTLKNARRAAQASGQLAEVSAELQSIVGKYKL
- a CDS encoding methyl-accepting chemotaxis protein produces the protein MMKNIEFKQLSSLRKSGDYIMSGLTWFLFCVSLVLAGWYDTWAEAFIIGLPAAAITTALSVFMNGQVITRVTQGAAFMILTALHIHQSHGMIEMHFGVFVLLAFLLYYRDWKPIVAAAATIAVHHVSFFFLQDASAPVYLLPETNGQFWIVVIHALFVVFETAILVTMAHKSEKEALSAEQMLERMGHMTEQQNNILADAGEISRQLTQASSEITLSAAGLSGSSSKQAANLEESSASIEQMSASIIQNSQNAKATSDMSKEAAERAKDSGESVSKTVEAMNKIAEKIGLIEDIAYKTNLLALNAAIEAARAGEHGKGFAVVADEVRKLAERSQGSAQEISALANSSVKIANTAGESISRMVPSIQKTADLVAEIAAASDEQTSGAAQVNKAIRELDSIAQGNAQASEELSATAEKMNDLVAELATIMGSLSTLEDDQQENSGNQLS
- the ttcA gene encoding tRNA 2-thiocytidine(32) synthetase TtcA, producing the protein MPSRAEKKLLHYTGRCIADYNMIQKGDRVLVCVSGGKDSYTMLKLLHHLRLRSGRKFELQALTLDQAQPGWDDSVLREWMERHGLPFEIIRKDTYSIVKDKIPEGKTYCSLCSRLRRGMIYSYARENGFNKIALGHHRDDLIESVLMSTLYSGEIRSMPPKLLTNDKRHIVIRPMAYCQEKDIIQYATEQAFPIIPCDLCGSQENLTRKKIKRMIADLAAENPKVPANMLNALGNVRKSQLMDQDLWNFKDLEKGMIPLDAESDVDAGPLGVDALDGVESERKVDYEVIVPLRLSGESRAYQVS
- a CDS encoding beta-propeller domain-containing protein, with protein sequence MFRTLSVISLILVVLAACMHNEDAGPSIGIRTKPQLISSTTQTFELHLRDVLNLQVTEARRSQDSSSGGFLDFLFGFGGSGTVVMEGSASAPVSDTAMSSGAHSGTNLIEQGVDEADLIKTDGSHLFVAKNMTYRYDYDVGIDTVEPSKARSVYVDSYQQQVPDLRVMALNGASAEELANITLPEGTTQIAGLFITQTDETKAATQLLVIARAVNPSPNHYYGEDTVAFAYDVSDKSAPVLQWKLLVEGSYLASRSLNGRIYLVSQRSIYLEGFEPWDTSDRGKQRTQRAIDNVKVSDVLPLIALNGEVTSLVDGNDCLIPQETSGNSAYQLSLMTILAIPYDAPETSTGLCTLESSYELYASQQALYFTIADYYNQSGSTVIHKINFTEDGLAYRASGRVDGNLSWRSSAFRINEHNDFLRMITTTHDQVRFEPEHKLYVLKENTEQQDLEIVSTLPNETQVAAIGKPGEDIYGARFFGNYAYVVTFQRTDPLYVIDLNDQTSPFISGELEVPGFSEYLHPLGDSLLLGIGHDAQTYEGRTYLQGIKVGLFDISDKTNPALLGEIKIGKNPSSTPLSYVYKAFTFLPKTDGSGYRFAFPVTVHDGVTEDANAAWHYYDWQFSALASFEVDTTDAPVLIEKGFIKNSIASDGQSWDASNISDARAAIVGDNVHYVVDGEVFSAPWGSSDPVVAQ
- a CDS encoding phosphate ABC transporter substrate-binding protein, yielding MNKILKKYAVIMALFVAGTASAQAEIAVIVHAGSKVDTLSKSEVSRIFLGKLKRFGDVKAVPVDLRDGSKPRTEFYAQVVGKNAIQLKSYWSTRIFSGKGTPPLELGNSEEVVAWIEKNPGGIGYVDSRAISGDVKTVLTIK
- a CDS encoding DUF6436 domain-containing protein is translated as MAIKIQNITYSEHPVGMKHLAAYILIVVWLISTVFAFWWFMYRDIRAFDENPSQERDVRFNAEHLQDLLKQEISTTQTNEFILINFIAPGCSCNRFNISHVNALEERFRGQVRVEHLTPQGSEKAFKLKKLNKAATVTRARLISEQEIPGSPAAAILNKQGELLYFGPYSDGAMCGQGNNIVERALTKLSNGESLESGLNTRAFGCYCDWR